In Oryza glaberrima chromosome 8, OglaRS2, whole genome shotgun sequence, the following are encoded in one genomic region:
- the LOC127781942 gene encoding succinate dehydrogenase [ubiquinone] iron-sulfur subunit 1, mitochondrial isoform X1, protein MAAAALLRRSPAARALLSPALSSRLVASKPHSSSPAPPPPPSKAGANTKTFSIYRWDPDSPSTKPHLKDYKVDLSDCGPMVLDVLLKIKNEQDPSLTFRRSCREGICGSCAMNIDGDNGLACLTKISSASSASTISPLPHMFVIKDLVVDMTNFYNQYKSVEPWLKRKDAPPQPGKEIPQTKADRAKLDGMYECILCACCSTSCPSYWWNPEEYLGPAALLHANRLPLLGTLIKPKPNMFMHIQARGYHGVSEKRNLLDHKRRLLAAKYELKGKLYKAVCRDPDLPADMRDQFRYKLSKLPRNSSMTRLRNRCIFTGRSRAVYKKFRMSRIVFRSLANKGELLGVKKASW, encoded by the exons atggccgccgccgccctcctccgccgctcgccggcggcgcgcgccctcctctccccggcGCTCTCCTCCCGCCTCGTCGCCTCCAAGCCCCACTCGTcgtcccccgcgccgccgccgccgccgtcgaaggcGGGGGCGAACACCAAGACGTTCTCGATCTACAGGTGGGATCCCGACTCGCCGTCGACGAAGCCCCACCTCAAGGACTACAAGGTGGACCTCTCCGACTGCGGGCCGATGGTGCTCGACGTGCTGCTCAAGATCAAGAACGAGCAGGACCCGTCGCTCACCTTCCGCCGCAGCTGCCGCGAGGGGATCTGCGGGAGCTGCGCGATGAACATCGACGGCGACAACGGCCTCGCCTGCCTCACCAAGATCTCGTCGGCGTCCTCGGCCTCCACGATCTCGCCGCTCCCCCACATGTTCGTCATCAAGGACCTCGTCGTCGACATGACCAACTTCTACAACCAGTACAAGAGCGTGGAGCCGTGGCTCAAGCGCAAGGACGCACCGCCGCAGCCCGGGAAGGAGATCCCGCAGACCAAGGCCGACCGCGCCAAGCTCGACGGCATGTACGAGTGCATCCTCTGCGCCTGCTGCTCCACCTCCTGCCCCTCCTACTGGTGGAACCCCGAGGAGTACCTCGgccccgccgcgctcctccaCGCCAACAG GCTTCCGCTGTTGGGGACGCTAATCAAACCAAAACCCAACATGTTCATGCACATCCAAGCTCGAGGATATCACGGGGTATCGGAGAAGAGAAACTTGCTGGATCACAAACGTAGATTGCTTGCAGCAAAATATGAACTGAAAGGAAAGCTTTATAAGGCTGTTTGTAGGGACCCTGATCTTCCAGCAGATATGCGGGACCAGTTTCGCTATAAGCTGTCCAAGTTGCCAAGAAATAGCTCCATGACACGCCTTAGAAACCGCTGTATCTTCACGGGCCGCTCGCGCGCTGTTTACAAGAAATTCCGCATGTCTCGTATTGTGTTCCGGTCATTGGCTAATAAGGGTGAATTGTTGGGTGTTAAGAAAGCGTCTTGGTAG
- the LOC127781942 gene encoding succinate dehydrogenase [ubiquinone] iron-sulfur subunit 1, mitochondrial isoform X2 codes for MAAAALLRRSPAARALLSPALSSRLVASKPHSSSPAPPPPPSKAGANTKTFSIYRWDPDSPSTKPHLKDYKVDLSDCGPMVLDVLLKIKNEQDPSLTFRRSCREGICGSCAMNIDGDNGLACLTKISSASSASTISPLPHMFVIKDLVVDMTNFYNQYKSVEPWLKRKDAPPQPGKEIPQTKADRAKLDGMYECILCACCSTSCPSYWWNPEEYLGPAALLHANRWIQDSRDQFTKERLDSINDEFKLYRCHTIKNCTHACPKGLNPAKHIDTIKKLQLEA; via the exons atggccgccgccgccctcctccgccgctcgccggcggcgcgcgccctcctctccccggcGCTCTCCTCCCGCCTCGTCGCCTCCAAGCCCCACTCGTcgtcccccgcgccgccgccgccgccgtcgaaggcGGGGGCGAACACCAAGACGTTCTCGATCTACAGGTGGGATCCCGACTCGCCGTCGACGAAGCCCCACCTCAAGGACTACAAGGTGGACCTCTCCGACTGCGGGCCGATGGTGCTCGACGTGCTGCTCAAGATCAAGAACGAGCAGGACCCGTCGCTCACCTTCCGCCGCAGCTGCCGCGAGGGGATCTGCGGGAGCTGCGCGATGAACATCGACGGCGACAACGGCCTCGCCTGCCTCACCAAGATCTCGTCGGCGTCCTCGGCCTCCACGATCTCGCCGCTCCCCCACATGTTCGTCATCAAGGACCTCGTCGTCGACATGACCAACTTCTACAACCAGTACAAGAGCGTGGAGCCGTGGCTCAAGCGCAAGGACGCACCGCCGCAGCCCGGGAAGGAGATCCCGCAGACCAAGGCCGACCGCGCCAAGCTCGACGGCATGTACGAGTGCATCCTCTGCGCCTGCTGCTCCACCTCCTGCCCCTCCTACTGGTGGAACCCCGAGGAGTACCTCGgccccgccgcgctcctccaCGCCAACAG GTGGATACAGGACAGCCGTGACCAGTTCACTAAGGAGCGCCTGGATTCCATCAACGACGAGTTCAAGCTGTACCGCTGCCACACCATCAAGAACTGCACACACGCCTGCCCCAAGGGCCTCAACCCAGCGAAGCACATCGACACAATCAAGAAGCTCCAGCTCGAGGCCTGA
- the LOC127781628 gene encoding uncharacterized protein LOC127781628, which produces MPAADAKPRLHLHLPRPLLLLLIPFLSLLLLYTYSSSSPPPPPVAFAVPLSPTPPSPHIRMRRAGFRSYEDYLRHQLNKTLDPRLRRVWATRDWHRKVDAFARAFAALRDDDGGLLSNASRALCVGARLGQEVAALRLVGVRDAVGIDLAPAPPLVVRGDFHAQPFANDTFDFEFSNVFDHALYPDRFVAEIERTLRPGGVAVLHVAVHRRGDKYSANDLLDVQGLVGLFRRSDVIRISKVDAFGLDTEVILRKKRSSP; this is translated from the coding sequence atgcccgccgccgacgcaaagccccgcctccacctccacctcccccgccccctcctcctcctcctcatccccttcctctccctcctcctcctctacacctactcctcctcctcccctcctcctcctcccgtcgcGTTCGCCGTCCCGCTCTCCCCGACCCCGCCCTCGCCGCACATCCGCATGCGCCGCGCGGGGTTCCGCTCCTACGAGGACTACCTCCGCCACCAGCTCAACAAGACGCTCgacccgcgcctccgccgcgtctGGGCCACCCGCGACTGGCACCGCAAGGTGGACGCCTTCGCCCGGGCCTTCGCCGCGctccgcgacgacgacggcggcctcctctCCAACGCCTCCCGCGCGCTCTGCGTCGGCGCGCGCCTCGGCCAGGAGgtcgccgcgctccgcctcgtcggcgtccgCGACGCCGTCGGCATCGACCTCGCCCCGGCCCCGCCGCTCGTCGTCAGGGGCGACTTCCACGCGCAGCCGTTCGCCAACGACACCTTCGACTTCGAGTTCTCCAACGTGTTCGACCACGCGCTCTACCCGGACCGCTTCGTCGCCGAGATCGAGCGCACGCTCCgccccggcggcgtcgccgtcctgCACGTCGCGGTGCACCGCCGCGGCGACAAGTACTCGGCCAACGACCTGCTCGACGTCCAGGGCCTCGTCGGCCTCTTCCGCCGCTCCGACGTGATCAGGATCTCCAAGGTCGACGCCTTCGGCCTCGACACCGAGGTCATCCTCCGCAAGAAGAGGTCTTCACCCTAA
- the LOC127781943 gene encoding photosystem II core complex proteins psbY, chloroplastic: MATTIAAMAMLKPSKIVARSSPAPSGSGRVPSISLKSLAKKGMSVSSSSAAAPVAAAAMAGAFFSALASTDAALAAQQIADVAAAAAGADDNRGLALLLPIAPAIAWVLYNILQPALNQLNRMRSEQVLVAGLGLGAAAGAGLAFPPEASAAQEVARLAAEAAAAEGGDNRGLLLLFVVAPAIAWVLYNILQPALNQLNRMRSD; the protein is encoded by the coding sequence ATGGCGACTACCATAGCTGCGATGGCCATGCTTAAGCCGTCCAAGATCGTGGCGCGgtcatcgccggcgccgtcggggAGCGGCAGGGTGCCTAGCATCTCGCTCAAGAGCCTGGCCAAGAAGGGCATgtcggtgtcgtcgtcgtcggcggcggcgcccgtggcggcggcggcgatggcgggcgCGTTCTTCTCGGCGCTGGCGTCGACGGACGCGGCGCTCGCGGCGCAGCAGATCGCggacgtcgccgcggcggcggcgggcgccgacgACAACCGCGGGCTGGCGTTGCTGCTGCCGATCGCGCCGGCCATCGCGTGGGTGCTCTACAACATCCTCCAGCCGGCGCTGAACCAGCTGAACCGCATGCGGTCGGAGCAGGTGCTCGTCGCCGGGCTCGGcctgggcgcggcggcgggtgccgGGCTCGCGTTCCCGCccgaggcgtcggcggcgcaggaggtggcgaggctggcggcggaggcggcggcggcggagggcggcgacaACCgcggcctgctgctgctgttcgtGGTGGCGCCGGCGATCGCCTGGGTTCTCTACAACATCCTGCAGCCGGCGTTGAACCAGCTAAACCGCATGCGGTCAGACTGA
- the LOC127783235 gene encoding uncharacterized protein LOC127783235, translated as MAIAARLLSTAPCRSTSSWPPPPSKPYFRFPSAPLLLLLRSPAAASVIHLSPPTVTPLAAVARDDRHALPDPEETRNRIPPDHPAPLLAAGAAAAAAVANPHAALALSGGSMGGCSDTSSSYSSSSSSSSSSSSSDSYSSWSSSSSSSSPPKKKKVVMVESADLETHESVGTAASPPPPPPVALTPWEKFWISVAVVLGVGGLVFGLIFLIKRSIPPPRTISVVKLQVALGGVAAAKSVQKDLNRIAERVQGSSRRWYKFILTETISSLHRHKDYCISTSLSVDIKDSDSWNGHFKKISLEERSKFDEETLSNLEGVKRKKEYSTKMDGSKNEYIVLTILVATDGTMDFPKLITNAADLKVALTKLYSTPETDLEGVHVLWAPQDKDDILSKERMQKDYPYLKPLSV; from the exons ATGGCGatcgccgcgcgcctcctctccACAGCGCCATGCCGCTCGACCtcgtcgtggccgccgccgccgtccaaaCCGTACTTCCGCTTCCCCtccgcgccgctcctcctcctcctccggtcacccgccgccgcctcggtgaTCCATCTGAGTCCTCCGACGGTaacgcccctcgccgccgtcgcgcgcgaTGACCGGCACGCCCTCCCCGACCCGGAAGAGACGCGCAACCGGATCCCACCTGACCATCCCGctccgctgctcgccgccggcgccgccgccgctgccgcggtgGCCAACCCGCACGCGGCGCTCGCCTTGTCCGGTGGATCCATGGGCGGGTGCTCGGACACCTCATCCTCctattcctcctcttcctcctcgtcgtcctcctcctcctcctccgattcCTATTCTTCGTGgtcctcgtcttcttcctcctcctctccgccgaagaagaagaaggtggtgatggTGGAGAGCGCAGATCTGGAGACTCACGAATCGGTCGGCACGGcggcttctccgccgccgccgcctccggtggcCCTGACCCCGTGGGAGAAGTTCTGGATCAGCGTCGCGGTGGTGCTCGGCGTCGGTGGGCTAGTGTTCGGCCTCATCTTCCTCATCAAGAGGAGCATCCCTCCGCCGAGGACCATCAGTGTGGTCAAGCTTCAG GTTGCATTGGGTGGTGTGGCTGCGGCGAAGTCGGTCCAGAAGGATCTGAACCGGATTGCTGAGAGGGTGCAAGGTTCTAGCCGACGTTGGTACAAGTTCATACTGACCG AGACCATATCTTCATTGCACCGCCACAAGGATTACTGCATCTCTACAAGCTTATCA GTTGATATAAAAGACAGCGACTCTTGGAATGGTCATTTTAAGAAAATTTCGTTGGAAGAAAGGAGTAAATTTGATGAAGAAACGCTTTCTAATTTGGAAGGCGTtaagagaaagaaagaatacTCCACAAAGATGGATGGGAGCAAAAACGAGTATATAGTG TTAACCATTCTTGTTGCTACTGATGGAACAATGGATTTCCCCAAATTGATCACAAACGCTGCAGATCTGAAAGTTGCTTTGACAAAGCTCTACTCTACACCTGAAACAGATCTTGAG GGTGTTCACGTTTTATGGGCACCTCAAGACAAGGATGATATTCTTTCGAAGGAGAGGATGCAAAAGGATTATCCATATCTGAAGCCCTTGAGTGTCTGA
- the LOC127781447 gene encoding zinc finger protein CO3-like, giving the protein MASGGARRRKGRRGGRGNVKRRTKYLSLSRFLIKKEEEEVVVVAVRSPELVPKEEAPSSPEDGGDGGEDEEEKPQMEPFALHPEPSTLFAAAPSLTDILGASAGGGGGGGGESSSAASPGVSGGKELSGEEDDLARRALRGRERWVYCSSSSPSATTTTTTTTSSSCSSAASTGASSGGAAARSLLLKLDYEEILAAWAGRGSLYIGGAAAATAGGTDNAAAELELDSVFVEVSASPEPAAAAAAWSVAEPAARAEKVRRYKEKRQGRLFAKRIRYEVRRLNAVKRPRLKGRFIKEKEGAAIT; this is encoded by the exons atggcgagcggcggcgcgcgtcggAGGAAGGGtcgccggggagggagggggaatgTGAAGAGGAGGACCAAGTATCTGAGTCTTAGTCggttcttgattaagaaggaggaggaggaggtggtggtggtggcggtgaggtcgccggagttggtgcccaaggaggaggcgccgtcgtcgccggaggaCGGTGGGGATGGAGGTGAGGATGAGGAGGAAAAGCCGCAGATGGAGCCGTTCGCGCTGCATCCTGAGCCGTCCACGCTgttcgcggcggcgccgtcgctcACCGACATCCTCGGCGCctccgctggcggcggcggcggtggcgggggcgaGTCGTCGTCCGCGGCCTCGCCGGGCGTTTCTGGCGGGAAGGAGctctccggcgaggaggatgacCTGGCGCGGCGCGCGCTACGGGGGCGGGAGCGGTGGGTGTACTGTAGCAGCTCGTCCCCGAGcgcgacgaccaccaccaccaccacgacgtcgTCCTCGTGCTCCTCCGCGGCAAGCACGGGCGCCTcaagcggcggcgccgcggcgcggtcGCTGCTGCTGAAGCTCGACTACGAGGAGATCCTCGCCGCCTGGGCGGGCCGCGGCTCGCTCTacatcggcggcgccgccgccgccaccgccggtggcaCGGACAACGCCGCGGCGGAGCTGGAGCTCGACTCC GTGTTCGTCGAGGTGTCGGCGTCGCCtgagcccgcggcggcggcggcggcatggagcgtggcggagccggcggcgagggcggagaAGGTGAGGCGGTACAAGGAGAAGCGGCAGGGGCGGCTGTTCGCGAAGCGGATCCGGTACGAGGTTCGCCGGCTCAATGCCGTCAAGCGGCCGCGCTTGAAG GGCCGTTTCATAAAGGAGAAGGAAGGCGCCGCAATCACATAG